The Haloplanus salinarum genome includes a region encoding these proteins:
- a CDS encoding MFS transporter yields MRRRRAALWTVLAAGFLFVNFHRTATAVLADSLARTFDATGAELGLLHASFFYVYAPLQLPAGLIVDRYGPRRVGAGGLGLLTFGVAWFALSESLATAFLARAVVGLGGSVLYIGTLRFCANWFRADEYATMTGYTVAAAGLGGILATTPLAVATGAVGWRTATLATAATTGVLTLAIAGFVRDTPEQAGVAAEGEGAATAAEGEGAATAAEGEGAATAAEGEGAATAAEGEGAATAAEGEGAATAADGEGAATAADGEGASDTGAATLADVVANVRTVVGERETWLMGAILFCVLGVNFTVLGLWGVPFLVDTYGVSLARASTVVLVGNVGFVVGSPLLGALSDRLGRRTELVVATALLFTLAYAVLAVVPPFPVVAPVFFVALVANGGVALVFTIGKERHPPSVAGTVTGVVNGFGYFGAALLPALLGGVLDAYWTGETLNGARVYTVFGYRIAFGIAAAAGLVATLAALWLHRRERTVSGG; encoded by the coding sequence ATGCGACGACGGCGGGCCGCGCTCTGGACCGTCCTCGCGGCCGGGTTCCTGTTCGTCAACTTCCACCGGACCGCGACGGCCGTCCTCGCCGACTCGCTCGCACGGACCTTCGACGCGACGGGTGCCGAACTCGGACTGCTCCACGCCTCGTTTTTCTACGTCTACGCCCCCCTCCAGCTGCCGGCGGGGCTGATCGTCGACCGGTACGGCCCGCGGCGGGTCGGCGCCGGCGGCCTGGGTCTGCTAACCTTCGGGGTCGCCTGGTTCGCCCTCTCGGAGTCGCTCGCGACGGCGTTTCTCGCCCGCGCGGTGGTCGGCCTCGGGGGGAGCGTCCTCTACATCGGCACCCTCCGGTTCTGTGCCAACTGGTTTCGAGCCGACGAGTACGCGACCATGACCGGCTACACCGTCGCGGCGGCGGGGCTGGGCGGCATCCTCGCGACGACGCCGCTCGCCGTCGCCACCGGCGCCGTCGGCTGGCGGACGGCGACCCTCGCGACGGCGGCCACGACCGGCGTGCTCACCCTCGCCATCGCGGGGTTCGTCCGCGACACGCCGGAACAGGCGGGAGTGGCGGCGGAGGGTGAGGGCGCGGCCACTGCCGCGGAGGGTGAGGGCGCGGCCACTGCCGCGGAGGGTGAAGGCGCGGCCACTGCCGCGGAGGGTGAGGGCGCGGCCACTGCCGCGGAGGGTGAAGGCGCGGCCACTGCCGCGGAGGGTGAAGGCGCGGCCACTGCCGCGGACGGTGAGGGCGCGGCCACTGCCGCGGACGGTGAGGGCGCTTCCGACACCGGCGCCGCCACCCTCGCCGACGTCGTCGCCAACGTCCGGACGGTCGTCGGCGAGCGCGAGACGTGGCTGATGGGTGCGATCCTCTTCTGTGTGCTCGGCGTGAACTTCACCGTCCTCGGGCTCTGGGGAGTGCCCTTCCTCGTCGACACCTACGGGGTCTCCCTGGCTCGGGCCTCGACGGTCGTGCTCGTCGGCAACGTCGGGTTCGTCGTCGGATCCCCGCTGCTGGGGGCGCTCTCGGACCGTCTCGGCCGCCGGACGGAACTCGTGGTCGCCACGGCCCTGCTTTTCACGCTCGCGTACGCCGTCCTCGCCGTCGTCCCGCCGTTCCCGGTCGTCGCGCCGGTGTTCTTCGTCGCGCTCGTCGCCAACGGCGGCGTGGCGCTGGTGTTCACGATCGGGAAGGAGCGACACCCCCCGTCGGTGGCGGGGACCGTCACCGGCGTCGTCAACGGGTTCGGCTACTTCGGGGCCGCGCTGCTGCCCGCACTCCTGGGTGGCGTCCTCGACGCCTACTGGACGGGCGAGACCCTCAACGGCGCCCGAGTCTACACAGTCTTCGGCTACCGGATCGCCTTCGGCATCGCGGCGGCCGCGGGGCTCGTCGCCACGCTCGCGGCGCTGTGGCTGC